A genome region from Triticum aestivum cultivar Chinese Spring chromosome 2B, IWGSC CS RefSeq v2.1, whole genome shotgun sequence includes the following:
- the LOC123046527 gene encoding calcium-transporting ATPase 5, plasma membrane-type isoform X2: MESSSSGGGASKARRSGSWGSVGGGGGGSGSDPFDIPGKGAPVERLKKWRQAALVLNASRRFRYTLDLKKEAQKEEVIRKIRAQAHVIRAAFRFKEAARVGTTTKDAPEAHADGALGFGIKEDQLTALTRDHNYSALQQYEGISGLANMLKTDTDKGISGEESDIDARKNAFGSNTYPRKKGRSFLAFVWDACKDLTLIILMVAAAVSLALGIYTEGIKEGWYDGASIGFAVLLVIFVTATSDYKQSLQFQNLNEEKQNIQLEVVRGGRRIKVSIFDLVVGDVVPLKIGDQVPADGVLISGHSFSIDESSMTGESKIVNKDQKSPFMMSGCKVADGYGTMLVTAVGINTEWGLLMASISEDSGEETPLQVRLNGVATFIGIIGLSVAVAVLVVLLARYFTGHTYNPDGSPQYVKGKMGVGETIRGVVKIFTVAVTIVVVAVPEGLPLAVTLTLAFSMRKMMRDKALVRRLSACETMGSATTICSDKTGTLTLNQMTVVEAYFGGEKMDPPDNTQKLSAAVSTMIIEGIAQNTSGSIFEPEGDQAPEVTGSPTEKAILSWGLQLGMKFSETRSKSSILQVFPFNSEKKRGGVAVQLGDSEVHVYWKGAAELILQSCTSWIGTDGSKQSMTPEKVGEFKKFIEDMAVASLRCVAFAYRPCEMSDVPKEDQRADWVLPEDNLIMLGIVGIKDPCRPGVQDSIRLCAAAGIKVRMVTGDNLQTARAIALECGILTDPNVSEPTIIEGKTFRELSDLEREEVADKISVMGRSSPNDKLLLVKALRNRGHVVAVTGDGTNDAPALHEADIGLSMGIQGTEVAKESSDIIILDDNFATLVRVVRWGRSVYANIQKFIQFQLTVNVAALIINVVSAVSSGDVPLNAVQLLWVNLIMDTLGALALATEPPNNHLMQRPPVGRREPLITNIMWRNLLIMAFYQVAILLTLTFKGLSLLRLEHDNPAHAEILKNTFIFNTFVLCQVFSEFNARKPDELNIFKGIAGNKLFIAIIAITVVLQVLIIEFLGKFTTTVRLSWQLWLVSIGLAFISWPLALVGKLIPVPDRPLLDMFTCCCPGKKEADDGKEDSGVKNIEVV; the protein is encoded by the exons ATGGAGTCGTCCTCGTCGGGCGGCGGCGCCAGCAAGGCGCGGCGGAGCGGCAGCTGGGgcagcgtgggcggcggcggcggcggcagcggcagcgaccCATTCGACATCCCCGGCAAGGGCGCACCCGTCGAGCGCCTCAAAAAATGGAgg CAAGCAGCTCTTGTCCTGAATGCATCAAGGCGATTCAGGTACACATTGGACTTGAAAAAAGAGGCGCAAAAGGAGGAAGTCATAAGAAAAATTCGTGCACAAGCTCATGTTATCAGG GCCGCATTCCGTTTCAAAGAAGCAGCTCGAGTCGGTACGACTACAAAGGACGCACCAG AAGCTCATGCCGATGGTGCTCTTGGCTTTGGAATTAAAGAAGACCAGCTTACAGCACTGACCAGAGATCATAACTACTCTGCTCTACAGCAGTATGAAGGG ATTTCAGGGCTAGCAAATATGCTGAAGACAGATACTGACAAGGGGATCAGTGGAGAGGAGTCCGATATTGATGCGAGAAAGAATGCATTCGGGTCGAACACATACCCTCGCAAGAAAGGAAGAAGCTTTTTG GCCTTCGTGTGGGATGCTTGTAAAGATTTGACACTCATCATCCTCATGGTCGCCGCTGCGGTTTCATTGGCCTTGGGCATATATACAGAG GGGATAAAAGAAGGGTGGTATGATGGGGCCAGCATTGGTTTTGCTGTACTCCTTGTTATTTTTGTTACAG CTACCAGTGACTACAAGCAATCGTTGCAGTTCCAAAACTTGAATGAGGAGAAACAGAACATTCAATTGGAG GTTGTGAGAGGTGGAAGGCGAATCAAGGTATCAATTTTTGATTTGGTTGTTGGAGATGTGGTGCCCCTCAAGATTGGTGACCAG GTACCTGCTGATGGAGTCCTTATTAGTGGTCACTCCTTCTCCATAGATGAATCGAGCATGACTGGCGAAAGCAAAATA GTAAACAAAGACCAGAAGTCACCGTTTATGATGTCCGGTTGCAAAGTCGCCGACGGCTATGGTACAATGCTG GTGACCGCTGTTGGTATTAACACTGAATGGGGTCTGCTGATGGCAAGCATATCTGAAGACTCTGGTGAAGAAACACCACTACAG GTTCGCTTGAATGGTGTTGCTACCTTCATTGGAATAATTGGACTTTCTGTTGCTGTTGCTGTTCTGGTTGTCCTCTTGGCCAG GTATTTCACTGGGCATACGTACAATCCGGATGGCTCTCCGCAATATGTCAAAGGAAAGATGGGTGTTGGTGAGACAATACGTGGAGTAGTTAAAATCTTCACAGTGGCG GTCACAATTGTGGTTGTGGCTGTTCCCGAAGGACTACCATTGGCTGTCACATTAAC GCTCGCCTTTTCGATGcgcaaaatgatgagggataaagctctg GTCAGGAGACTTTCTGCATGCGAGACAATGGGTTCTGCAACAACAATTTGCAGTGACAAGACTGGAACATTAACTTTAAATCAG ATGACTGTTGTTGAGGCATACTTTGGTGGTGAGAAGATGGATCCTCCAGATAACACTCAGAAGCTATCTGCTGCTGTATCAACAATGATTATTGAAGGAATTGCTCAGAATACATCTGGAAGCATATTTGAGCCGGAG GGTGATCAAGCTCCAGAGGTGACTGGATCACCGACCGAAAAGGCTATTCTGTCTTGGGGGTTGCAG CTTGGTATGAAATTCAGTGAAACAAGATCGAAATCCTCCATTCTTCAAGTCTTCCCATTCAATTCAGAGAAAAAGCGAGGCGGCGTTGCGGTGCAACTG GGCGACTCTGAGGTTCATGTATACTGGAAAGGAGCTGCTGAACTTATTTTGCAGTCATGCACTAGTTGGATTGGCACGGATGGTTCAAAGCAATCAATGACCCCTGAGAAA GTTGGTGAGTTCAAGAAATTCATTGAAGACATGGCTGTTGCTAGCCTTCGCTGCGTCGCCTTTGCTTACAGGCCTTGTGAGATGAGTGATGTTCCAAAGGAGGACCAGAGGGCTGACTGGGTATTACCTGAGGATAACCTGATTATGCTTGGGATTGTGGGAATAAAG GATCCCTGCCGCCCTGGAGTTCAAGATTCTATTCGCTTGTGTGCCGCAGCTGGCATTAAG GTCCGCATGGTCACTGGGGACAATCTTCAAACTGCCAGAGCGATTGCCTTGGAATGTGGTATTCTTACTGATCCTAACGTATCAGAGCCAACCATCATTGAAGGGAAGACCTTCCGGGAGTTGTCAGATTTGGAAAGGGAGGAAGTCGCCGACAAAATCTCT GTTATGGGGAGGTCTTCACCGAACGATAAACTTCTACTTGTTAAGGCACTCAGAAACAGAGGTCATGTTGTTGCTGTAACTGGTGATGGCACAAACGATGCCCCAGCACTGCATGAG GCCGACATTGGTCTCTCAATGGGCATCCAGGGAACTGAAGTTGCCAAGGAGAGTTCTGATATTATTATCTTGGATGACAATTTTGCGACACTTGTGAGG GTTGTCAGATGGGGACGTTCAGTTTATGCAAACATTCAGAAATTCATTCAGTTCCAGCTGACTGTCAACGTTGCAGCCTTGATAATTAATGTAGTTTCTGCTGTCAGTTCTGGTGACGTGCCACTGAATGCTGTCCAG TTGCTCTGGGTTAATCTAATCATGGACACGCTGGGAGCTCTTGCATTGGCGACTGAGCCACCAAACAACCACCTTATGCAGAGACCACCAGTTGGGCGGAG GGAGCCTTTGATAACAAATATCATGTGGAGAAACTTGCTCATAATG GCTTTCTATCAAGTTGCAATCCTCCTTACTCTCACCTTCAAGGGCCTGAGCCTTCTACGGTTGGAACATGACAACCCAGCGCATGCTGAAATTCTGAAAAATACCTTCATATTCAACACATTTGTTCTCTGCCAA GTGTTCAGTGAGTTCAACGCTCGGAAACCAGATGAGCTGAATATTTTCAAGGGTATTGCAGGGAACAAACTCTTCATTGCCATTATAGCCATAACGGTTGTGCTCCAG GTGCTTATCATCGAGTTCCTTGGCAAGTTCACGACAACAGTCAGGTTGAGCTGGCAGCTGTGGTTGGTGTCCATAGGTCTTGCTTTTATCAG CTGGCCGTTGGCACTCGTGGGAAAGCTTATCCCTGTTCCAGACCGTCCGTTATTAGACATGTTCACTTGCTGCTGCCCAGGGAAGAAAGAGG CTGATGATGGGAAGGAAGACAGTGGTGTGAAGAACATCGAGGTGGTGTGA
- the LOC123046527 gene encoding calcium-transporting ATPase 5, plasma membrane-type isoform X1, with product MESSSSGGGASKARRSGSWGSVGGGGGGSGSDPFDIPGKGAPVERLKKWRQAALVLNASRRFRYTLDLKKEAQKEEVIRKIRAQAHVIRAAFRFKEAARVGTTTKDAPEAHADGALGFGIKEDQLTALTRDHNYSALQQYEGISGLANMLKTDTDKGISGEESDIDARKNAFGSNTYPRKKGRSFLAFVWDACKDLTLIILMVAAAVSLALGIYTEGIKEGWYDGASIGFAVLLVIFVTATSDYKQSLQFQNLNEEKQNIQLEVVRGGRRIKVSIFDLVVGDVVPLKIGDQVPADGVLISGHSFSIDESSMTGESKIVNKDQKSPFMMSGCKVADGYGTMLVTAVGINTEWGLLMASISEDSGEETPLQVRLNGVATFIGIIGLSVAVAVLVVLLARYFTGHTYNPDGSPQYVKGKMGVGETIRGVVKIFTVAVTIVVVAVPEGLPLAVTLTLAFSMRKMMRDKALVRRLSACETMGSATTICSDKTGTLTLNQMTVVEAYFGGEKMDPPDNTQKLSAAVSTMIIEGIAQNTSGSIFEPEGDQAPEVTGSPTEKAILSWGLQLGMKFSETRSKSSILQVFPFNSEKKRGGVAVQLGDSEVHVYWKGAAELILQSCTSWIGTDGSKQSMTPEKVGEFKKFIEDMAVASLRCVAFAYRPCEMSDVPKEDQRADWVLPEDNLIMLGIVGIKDPCRPGVQDSIRLCAAAGIKVRMVTGDNLQTARAIALECGILTDPNVSEPTIIEGKTFRELSDLEREEVADKISVMGRSSPNDKLLLVKALRNRGHVVAVTGDGTNDAPALHEADIGLSMGIQGTEVAKESSDIIILDDNFATLVRVVRWGRSVYANIQKFIQFQLTVNVAALIINVVSAVSSGDVPLNAVQLLWVNLIMDTLGALALATEPPNNHLMQRPPVGRREPLITNIMWRNLLIMAFYQVAILLTLTFKGLSLLRLEHDNPAHAEILKNTFIFNTFVLCQVFSEFNARKPDELNIFKGIAGNKLFIAIIAITVVLQVLIIEFLGKFTTTVRLSWQLWLVSIGLAFISWPLALVGKLIPVPDRPLLDMFTCCCPGKKEGVFHIACFLFLPWLDFVLPF from the exons ATGGAGTCGTCCTCGTCGGGCGGCGGCGCCAGCAAGGCGCGGCGGAGCGGCAGCTGGGgcagcgtgggcggcggcggcggcggcagcggcagcgaccCATTCGACATCCCCGGCAAGGGCGCACCCGTCGAGCGCCTCAAAAAATGGAgg CAAGCAGCTCTTGTCCTGAATGCATCAAGGCGATTCAGGTACACATTGGACTTGAAAAAAGAGGCGCAAAAGGAGGAAGTCATAAGAAAAATTCGTGCACAAGCTCATGTTATCAGG GCCGCATTCCGTTTCAAAGAAGCAGCTCGAGTCGGTACGACTACAAAGGACGCACCAG AAGCTCATGCCGATGGTGCTCTTGGCTTTGGAATTAAAGAAGACCAGCTTACAGCACTGACCAGAGATCATAACTACTCTGCTCTACAGCAGTATGAAGGG ATTTCAGGGCTAGCAAATATGCTGAAGACAGATACTGACAAGGGGATCAGTGGAGAGGAGTCCGATATTGATGCGAGAAAGAATGCATTCGGGTCGAACACATACCCTCGCAAGAAAGGAAGAAGCTTTTTG GCCTTCGTGTGGGATGCTTGTAAAGATTTGACACTCATCATCCTCATGGTCGCCGCTGCGGTTTCATTGGCCTTGGGCATATATACAGAG GGGATAAAAGAAGGGTGGTATGATGGGGCCAGCATTGGTTTTGCTGTACTCCTTGTTATTTTTGTTACAG CTACCAGTGACTACAAGCAATCGTTGCAGTTCCAAAACTTGAATGAGGAGAAACAGAACATTCAATTGGAG GTTGTGAGAGGTGGAAGGCGAATCAAGGTATCAATTTTTGATTTGGTTGTTGGAGATGTGGTGCCCCTCAAGATTGGTGACCAG GTACCTGCTGATGGAGTCCTTATTAGTGGTCACTCCTTCTCCATAGATGAATCGAGCATGACTGGCGAAAGCAAAATA GTAAACAAAGACCAGAAGTCACCGTTTATGATGTCCGGTTGCAAAGTCGCCGACGGCTATGGTACAATGCTG GTGACCGCTGTTGGTATTAACACTGAATGGGGTCTGCTGATGGCAAGCATATCTGAAGACTCTGGTGAAGAAACACCACTACAG GTTCGCTTGAATGGTGTTGCTACCTTCATTGGAATAATTGGACTTTCTGTTGCTGTTGCTGTTCTGGTTGTCCTCTTGGCCAG GTATTTCACTGGGCATACGTACAATCCGGATGGCTCTCCGCAATATGTCAAAGGAAAGATGGGTGTTGGTGAGACAATACGTGGAGTAGTTAAAATCTTCACAGTGGCG GTCACAATTGTGGTTGTGGCTGTTCCCGAAGGACTACCATTGGCTGTCACATTAAC GCTCGCCTTTTCGATGcgcaaaatgatgagggataaagctctg GTCAGGAGACTTTCTGCATGCGAGACAATGGGTTCTGCAACAACAATTTGCAGTGACAAGACTGGAACATTAACTTTAAATCAG ATGACTGTTGTTGAGGCATACTTTGGTGGTGAGAAGATGGATCCTCCAGATAACACTCAGAAGCTATCTGCTGCTGTATCAACAATGATTATTGAAGGAATTGCTCAGAATACATCTGGAAGCATATTTGAGCCGGAG GGTGATCAAGCTCCAGAGGTGACTGGATCACCGACCGAAAAGGCTATTCTGTCTTGGGGGTTGCAG CTTGGTATGAAATTCAGTGAAACAAGATCGAAATCCTCCATTCTTCAAGTCTTCCCATTCAATTCAGAGAAAAAGCGAGGCGGCGTTGCGGTGCAACTG GGCGACTCTGAGGTTCATGTATACTGGAAAGGAGCTGCTGAACTTATTTTGCAGTCATGCACTAGTTGGATTGGCACGGATGGTTCAAAGCAATCAATGACCCCTGAGAAA GTTGGTGAGTTCAAGAAATTCATTGAAGACATGGCTGTTGCTAGCCTTCGCTGCGTCGCCTTTGCTTACAGGCCTTGTGAGATGAGTGATGTTCCAAAGGAGGACCAGAGGGCTGACTGGGTATTACCTGAGGATAACCTGATTATGCTTGGGATTGTGGGAATAAAG GATCCCTGCCGCCCTGGAGTTCAAGATTCTATTCGCTTGTGTGCCGCAGCTGGCATTAAG GTCCGCATGGTCACTGGGGACAATCTTCAAACTGCCAGAGCGATTGCCTTGGAATGTGGTATTCTTACTGATCCTAACGTATCAGAGCCAACCATCATTGAAGGGAAGACCTTCCGGGAGTTGTCAGATTTGGAAAGGGAGGAAGTCGCCGACAAAATCTCT GTTATGGGGAGGTCTTCACCGAACGATAAACTTCTACTTGTTAAGGCACTCAGAAACAGAGGTCATGTTGTTGCTGTAACTGGTGATGGCACAAACGATGCCCCAGCACTGCATGAG GCCGACATTGGTCTCTCAATGGGCATCCAGGGAACTGAAGTTGCCAAGGAGAGTTCTGATATTATTATCTTGGATGACAATTTTGCGACACTTGTGAGG GTTGTCAGATGGGGACGTTCAGTTTATGCAAACATTCAGAAATTCATTCAGTTCCAGCTGACTGTCAACGTTGCAGCCTTGATAATTAATGTAGTTTCTGCTGTCAGTTCTGGTGACGTGCCACTGAATGCTGTCCAG TTGCTCTGGGTTAATCTAATCATGGACACGCTGGGAGCTCTTGCATTGGCGACTGAGCCACCAAACAACCACCTTATGCAGAGACCACCAGTTGGGCGGAG GGAGCCTTTGATAACAAATATCATGTGGAGAAACTTGCTCATAATG GCTTTCTATCAAGTTGCAATCCTCCTTACTCTCACCTTCAAGGGCCTGAGCCTTCTACGGTTGGAACATGACAACCCAGCGCATGCTGAAATTCTGAAAAATACCTTCATATTCAACACATTTGTTCTCTGCCAA GTGTTCAGTGAGTTCAACGCTCGGAAACCAGATGAGCTGAATATTTTCAAGGGTATTGCAGGGAACAAACTCTTCATTGCCATTATAGCCATAACGGTTGTGCTCCAG GTGCTTATCATCGAGTTCCTTGGCAAGTTCACGACAACAGTCAGGTTGAGCTGGCAGCTGTGGTTGGTGTCCATAGGTCTTGCTTTTATCAG CTGGCCGTTGGCACTCGTGGGAAAGCTTATCCCTGTTCCAGACCGTCCGTTATTAGACATGTTCACTTGCTGCTGCCCAGGGAAGAAAGAGGGTGTGTTTCACATCGCGTGCTTTCTTTTCTTGCCTTGGCTCGACTTCGTGTTGCCATT CTGA